The Rhodoferax sediminis genome has a segment encoding these proteins:
- a CDS encoding site-specific integrase encodes MNPLLADPAEFAALLQRFFAERLLQQQAVSPRTVAAYRDAFRLLLEYAERRLGKPPAKLTLGDFDSELILGFLAHLEAERHNAVRSRNARLAAVRAFARYIAVQCPAALLHVQQILAIPMKRFDKPLLGFLSRDEVRALLAAPDATTWCGRRDRVLLKLLYNTGARVSELIGICVHDLELDGTSSVRLHGKGRKQRTVPLWRETVVEIRRWIDAAGLQKNQSLLPNRWGKPMTRSNVAERIARAVSTVTPQCPSLDGRTISPHTLRHTTAMHLLQAGVDLTVIALWLGHESPVTTHGYVEADLAMKERALAAIAPPGTRRTRYRPTDALLKFLQAL; translated from the coding sequence ATGAACCCGCTACTTGCCGATCCGGCCGAGTTCGCCGCCTTGCTCCAGCGCTTCTTCGCCGAGCGCCTGCTTCAGCAGCAGGCCGTCAGCCCCAGGACCGTAGCTGCGTACCGTGACGCCTTCCGGCTGTTGCTGGAGTATGCCGAGCGCAGGCTCGGCAAGCCGCCCGCCAAGCTGACCCTGGGGGACTTCGATTCAGAGCTGATTCTCGGCTTCCTGGCGCATCTCGAAGCCGAGCGCCATAACGCTGTGCGTAGCCGCAATGCGCGGCTTGCCGCAGTAAGGGCCTTCGCCCGGTACATCGCGGTGCAATGCCCTGCGGCACTGCTGCACGTCCAGCAGATCCTGGCCATTCCGATGAAACGCTTCGACAAGCCCCTGCTCGGGTTCCTCTCGCGGGACGAGGTGCGGGCGCTCCTGGCTGCTCCCGACGCCACAACCTGGTGCGGCCGCCGGGATCGGGTGCTGCTCAAGCTGCTCTACAACACCGGTGCCCGGGTGTCTGAACTGATAGGCATCTGTGTCCACGATCTGGAACTCGACGGCACGTCGTCGGTGCGTTTGCACGGCAAGGGGCGCAAGCAGCGCACTGTTCCGCTCTGGAGAGAAACCGTCGTGGAGATCCGTCGCTGGATCGACGCCGCTGGCCTGCAGAAGAACCAGTCCCTGCTGCCCAACCGCTGGGGAAAGCCGATGACCCGATCGAACGTCGCCGAGAGGATCGCGCGGGCCGTGAGCACGGTGACGCCGCAGTGTCCTTCGCTTGACGGACGGACCATCTCCCCACATACGCTGCGCCACACGACCGCCATGCATCTGCTACAGGCCGGTGTCGACCTCACGGTTATTGCTTTGTGGCTCGGGCACGAGAGTCCGGTAACGACCCACGGCTACGTCGAAGCTGATCTCGCCATGAAGGAACGAGCCCTGGCCGCGATCGCACCCCCAGGAACTCGGCGCACGCGCTACCGTCCGACGGACGCATTGTTGAAGTTCCTGCAGGCTCTTTGA
- the tnpB gene encoding IS66 family insertion sequence element accessory protein TnpB (TnpB, as the term is used for proteins encoded by IS66 family insertion elements, is considered an accessory protein, since TnpC, encoded by a neighboring gene, is a DDE family transposase.), with amino-acid sequence MFRLDDTLTVYLHRPAIDFRMGINGLAILVEQALGMNPFAAAVYVFSNRRRNRVKILGWDRNGFWLLMKRLEQDRFIWPEEAKVPTLTVEQLHWLLDGIDLAVIQRHPQRIYQRVA; translated from the coding sequence ATGTTCCGGCTCGACGACACGCTGACGGTGTACCTGCACCGCCCGGCCATCGACTTCCGCATGGGTATCAACGGCCTGGCGATTCTGGTGGAGCAGGCACTCGGGATGAACCCATTCGCTGCGGCGGTGTATGTGTTCAGCAACCGCCGACGCAACCGGGTGAAGATCCTGGGCTGGGACCGCAACGGCTTCTGGCTGCTGATGAAGCGCCTAGAGCAGGACCGCTTCATCTGGCCAGAAGAGGCGAAGGTGCCGACGCTGACGGTGGAGCAACTGCACTGGCTGCTCGACGGCATCGATCTGGCGGTCATCCAGAGGCACCCGCAGCGCATCTACCAGAGGGTCGCCTGA
- a CDS encoding tyrosine-type recombinase/integrase, translating to MGTADNTVHREPWNKGKLVGQKAPFKLKDIWALRVRLQMGGRVRELALFNLGIDSKLRGCDLVGLKVRDVCHGDQVATRAIIVQHKTQRPVQFEITPAARDAVQAWIKLAGLKPEDFLFPSRLHDSPHLGTRQYARILGHWVDELGLDRTDYGTHSMRRTKATLIYRRTKNLRAVQLLLGHSKLESTVRYLGIEVDDALEISEQTEI from the coding sequence ATGGGTACCGCAGACAACACTGTTCATCGCGAGCCGTGGAACAAAGGGAAGCTCGTCGGGCAGAAGGCCCCGTTCAAGCTCAAGGACATCTGGGCCCTGCGCGTTCGGCTGCAGATGGGGGGTCGGGTTCGCGAACTGGCCCTCTTCAACCTCGGCATCGACAGCAAGTTGCGCGGATGCGACCTGGTTGGTCTGAAGGTCCGGGACGTATGCCACGGCGACCAGGTGGCCACACGCGCCATCATCGTCCAGCACAAGACGCAGCGCCCCGTTCAGTTCGAGATCACGCCAGCCGCCCGAGATGCCGTGCAGGCGTGGATCAAGCTCGCAGGGCTGAAGCCGGAAGACTTCCTGTTTCCCAGCCGGCTCCACGACTCGCCCCATCTCGGCACGCGTCAGTACGCCCGGATACTTGGGCACTGGGTCGACGAACTGGGGCTGGACCGCACTGACTACGGGACACACTCGATGCGAAGGACGAAGGCGACGCTGATCTATCGGCGCACGAAGAACCTCCGCGCCGTACAGTTGCTCCTTGGGCACTCCAAGCTGGAGTCGACGGTGAGGTACCTCGGCATTGAAGTCGATGACGCACTCGAGATCTCCGAACAGACAGAAATCTGA
- a CDS encoding DUF4194 domain-containing protein, which translates to MSNLRDWEDLASRLDGVYTVEDFETAAYRLVAEQVIYHSDRSSRVTYAILDLYEREFAKVLAPLGVSLSINRQLRYVTALPRHAKASTATVAQTLFALVLRGLYDEGVRAGGLTEDGEVLCDYIELQEKFHLMTGRDLPTRGELDTLLRFAKRWGIARRLEDDDSGHLTSLQEQSAGGVAIRPAIVDVLGETALIRLAQWGAAREVAHADGAADEPMAIEDNQGGDDEAA; encoded by the coding sequence ATGAGCAACCTACGGGATTGGGAGGATCTGGCCAGCAGGCTGGATGGTGTCTATACCGTCGAAGACTTTGAGACTGCAGCCTATCGGCTAGTGGCCGAACAGGTGATCTACCACTCTGACCGGAGCAGCCGGGTGACCTATGCCATCCTGGACCTCTACGAGCGCGAGTTCGCCAAGGTGCTGGCCCCGCTGGGTGTGTCCCTGTCGATCAACCGACAGCTGCGCTATGTCACAGCTCTGCCACGGCACGCCAAAGCCAGTACTGCGACCGTGGCCCAGACGCTGTTTGCCCTGGTACTGCGCGGCCTGTACGACGAAGGCGTGCGCGCCGGCGGGCTTACCGAAGACGGCGAGGTGCTGTGCGACTACATCGAGCTACAGGAGAAGTTCCACCTCATGACCGGGCGCGACCTGCCCACTCGTGGCGAGCTCGACACGCTACTGCGCTTCGCCAAGCGCTGGGGCATCGCCCGTCGGCTGGAGGACGATGACAGTGGTCATCTGACGTCTCTGCAGGAGCAGTCTGCCGGTGGCGTGGCCATCCGCCCGGCCATTGTCGACGTGCTGGGCGAGACTGCCCTGATACGGCTGGCGCAGTGGGGCGCGGCACGGGAAGTGGCGCATGCGGATGGTGCCGCCGACGAGCCCATGGCGATCGAGGACAACCAGGGAGGGGATGATGAAGCGGCTTGA
- a CDS encoding WYL domain-containing protein, protein MSQANLFEKNRYKVMRRMALWEGRLSRGRLMDVLGLSGIRVSQLLREVREEIPDWFEWDSKSKSYFVTPAAYKRAQADLKAGTSDLSLAAYLAEADIHADLSPGAGPVTMASWGFSQVNPHTFSRIRLAVEQGTRLRIEYRSMRIPEPHTRTVEPHCLIQAGRRWHMRGYCLETRDFRDFVLGRIAKITLLDQKVESTVAEDTKWNAVVKVRIQAHPKMTPGQQNLVRSEYFEGTAVRVHSCRGAMLPYLVQELRLALDITKDVPPEYQLAVENVEEVRKWLFPA, encoded by the coding sequence ATGAGCCAGGCCAATCTTTTCGAGAAAAATCGCTACAAGGTCATGCGCCGCATGGCTCTATGGGAAGGGCGGCTGAGCCGAGGTCGACTCATGGATGTCCTCGGTCTGAGCGGCATTCGAGTGAGCCAACTTCTCAGAGAAGTTCGGGAAGAAATCCCTGACTGGTTCGAGTGGGATAGCAAAAGCAAGTCGTACTTTGTCACCCCCGCCGCCTACAAAAGAGCCCAAGCCGATCTCAAGGCTGGTACATCCGATCTGAGTTTGGCTGCCTACTTGGCAGAGGCTGACATTCATGCGGATCTCTCCCCCGGGGCCGGGCCCGTCACCATGGCCTCTTGGGGCTTCTCCCAGGTCAACCCTCATACCTTTTCTCGCATCCGTCTGGCTGTCGAGCAAGGGACGCGGCTGAGAATTGAGTACCGCTCTATGAGAATCCCCGAGCCGCACACGCGGACCGTGGAGCCACATTGCCTGATCCAGGCGGGCCGGCGTTGGCACATGCGCGGCTACTGCCTGGAGACCAGAGACTTCAGGGACTTCGTGCTCGGGCGCATTGCAAAGATCACTTTGCTGGACCAGAAGGTTGAATCCACTGTTGCCGAGGACACCAAGTGGAATGCTGTGGTGAAAGTGCGCATCCAGGCGCATCCAAAGATGACACCTGGCCAGCAGAATTTGGTCCGGAGTGAGTACTTCGAAGGAACTGCGGTGCGCGTGCACAGCTGCCGCGGCGCCATGCTGCCCTATCTAGTGCAGGAGCTGCGACTGGCCCTGGACATAACTAAGGATGTGCCGCCTGAATACCAGCTGGCGGTGGAGAACGTTGAGGAGGTGCGCAAATGGCTGTTCCCAGCGTAA
- a CDS encoding DUF4238 domain-containing protein, protein MSTTSNKSAAAAAPATSKPLLTGPKRQHFLPRFYLENFSVNGLVAVYAREQDTVRLQQPVNTGVIGHFYTMEDAEGRKRFELEQFLSEYEGKAKPVIDKLAAREAINADERSDLAIFIALAATRTPDVVDSLKAFNAGMVTDIMKRMFNDVNEVATRLREDRDYAGKPDDEVMAEAKLMVTMAQNDGLKVSTNHRWAVGMAIKMALEIAPIFAGRDWLAVHRDNEKKSFITTDAPVFLTTVAPRANGFWGVGFGNAGALVFFPLKESCTLAMFGDKGDLRHTEVGTEKVRQLNLGMAAKCQRFVSKRSMNHVFPQRA, encoded by the coding sequence ATGTCTACGACCAGTAACAAATCCGCTGCAGCAGCCGCGCCCGCAACGTCCAAGCCGCTCTTGACCGGGCCGAAGCGCCAGCACTTCCTGCCACGCTTCTACCTGGAGAACTTCAGCGTCAACGGCCTTGTCGCGGTTTACGCCCGCGAGCAGGACACCGTGCGCCTCCAGCAACCGGTGAACACCGGTGTCATCGGCCATTTCTACACGATGGAGGACGCCGAAGGGCGCAAGCGGTTCGAGCTCGAGCAGTTCCTGTCGGAGTACGAGGGCAAGGCCAAACCGGTCATCGACAAGCTCGCGGCCCGAGAGGCCATCAATGCCGATGAGCGCTCGGACTTAGCAATTTTCATTGCGCTCGCCGCAACGCGCACGCCAGACGTGGTTGACTCTCTGAAGGCGTTCAACGCTGGCATGGTTACCGACATCATGAAGCGCATGTTCAATGACGTGAATGAAGTGGCGACGCGATTGCGCGAGGACCGAGACTACGCCGGTAAGCCTGATGACGAGGTCATGGCCGAAGCGAAGCTCATGGTCACGATGGCGCAGAACGACGGCCTGAAAGTGTCGACTAACCACCGCTGGGCAGTTGGCATGGCCATCAAAATGGCGCTGGAGATTGCTCCCATCTTCGCAGGCCGTGATTGGCTTGCGGTCCATAGAGACAACGAGAAGAAGTCGTTCATCACCACCGACGCCCCGGTCTTCCTCACGACTGTGGCTCCCCGAGCTAACGGGTTCTGGGGTGTTGGCTTTGGCAATGCGGGCGCTCTGGTGTTCTTCCCGCTGAAGGAGTCATGTACCCTGGCAATGTTTGGCGACAAGGGCGACCTGCGACACACCGAGGTGGGCACTGAGAAGGTTCGCCAGCTCAACCTGGGGATGGCGGCCAAGTGCCAGCGGTTTGTCAGTAAGCGGTCAATGAACCACGTCTTCCCACAGAGGGCCTGA
- a CDS encoding tyrosine-type recombinase/integrase, with translation MPTELCLARLARRDWLTDGPLRELIASYVESLQTRRYADSTLGAYLRCLAHFSYWMRGEGLTAESIDLALIERFLRHHLPACTCPAPCRSEVKEMRAALHHLQALLPEGDDGVTTTTPLAAELKRFGDHLRHTCGLAPPTCTYRVRHVEAFLVGRFGSDAPEIRLLAARDIDAFLNGLSAHWKPASRKVVCTSLRSYLRFRAMLGDDTRILSATLPAIANWRRRHPPKVLSDVQLEHFLQAFDLTDPVGLRDYAIARCLLDLGLRGDEAAHLTLDCVDWRNGVVMLHRTKSQRVQHLPLPVQTGEALGRYLREGRAQTDSRALFVRHRAPFGVPLSVAAIRNAMNRAFVRCGMADRFCNTHVLRRSMATRLQKTGASIKEIADLLRHRDLNTARVYARVDLERLRAVALPWPGSES, from the coding sequence ATGCCAACCGAGCTGTGCCTGGCACGCCTTGCCCGTCGAGACTGGCTGACTGACGGCCCACTGAGAGAACTCATCGCTTCGTATGTCGAGTCCTTGCAGACCCGGCGCTATGCAGACAGCACCCTCGGGGCTTATCTGCGCTGCCTCGCGCATTTCAGCTACTGGATGAGGGGAGAAGGGCTGACTGCCGAGAGCATCGACCTGGCACTCATCGAGCGCTTCCTACGGCATCACCTGCCCGCTTGCACCTGCCCTGCACCGTGCCGATCCGAGGTGAAGGAGATGCGGGCGGCTCTTCACCATCTGCAGGCCTTGCTGCCCGAGGGGGACGATGGGGTCACCACGACGACCCCGCTTGCCGCCGAGCTCAAGCGCTTCGGCGATCATCTGCGCCACACCTGTGGCCTGGCGCCGCCGACCTGCACCTATCGGGTCCGGCATGTAGAGGCTTTCCTTGTCGGCCGCTTCGGCAGTGACGCCCCCGAGATCCGACTGCTGGCCGCCAGGGACATCGATGCCTTCCTGAACGGCTTGTCCGCCCACTGGAAGCCCGCCTCGCGCAAGGTGGTCTGCACGAGCTTGCGCAGCTATTTACGCTTTCGCGCCATGCTGGGCGACGACACCCGGATTCTGTCCGCGACGCTGCCGGCGATCGCGAACTGGCGGCGACGGCACCCTCCGAAGGTGCTCTCGGACGTTCAGCTCGAGCACTTCCTGCAAGCCTTCGATCTCACCGATCCGGTCGGACTGCGCGACTATGCCATCGCCCGCTGCCTGCTCGATCTCGGCCTGCGAGGGGACGAAGCCGCTCACCTGACGTTGGATTGCGTGGATTGGCGAAACGGGGTCGTGATGCTCCACCGCACCAAGAGCCAGCGCGTGCAGCATCTGCCTTTGCCGGTGCAAACCGGCGAAGCGCTTGGCCGTTACCTGCGGGAAGGGCGTGCGCAGACGGATAGCCGCGCCCTGTTCGTCCGCCACCGTGCGCCCTTTGGCGTCCCCCTCAGCGTGGCGGCCATTCGCAACGCGATGAATCGCGCGTTTGTCCGCTGCGGTATGGCGGATCGGTTCTGCAACACCCATGTGCTTCGACGTTCAATGGCCACCCGGCTGCAGAAGACAGGCGCATCGATCAAGGAGATCGCCGATTTGCTTCGCCACCGCGATCTGAACACGGCCCGGGTTTACGCCCGCGTCGACCTGGAGCGCCTGCGGGCCGTTGCCCTGCCTTGGCCGGGGAGCGAATCATGA
- a CDS encoding Wadjet anti-phage system protein JetA family protein: MAVPSVTPASMALFQRIPERLFGPLASQNRHGYWALLCHLHRRRFGPDAPLPPSYGFLQREITQEIEDHLKYADEWQLESGDQPDTPLNIRAIGIFNRLVEAGWFRLEKYGIEKTVNMAPAVGQLLTQLINFAETGPVFVSGKIRAIDASVAQVHKGEASGDLLREAAEQCRNLLVYIRNTGTNVRDLMVAIGAQPTTAQYVRSFFTSYIQEVFIGDYQELRTREHPLSKRQQILDAVTDIDTRPEQRSRLLDWYVNRLSSGDDKKGQAAFQRDLQRLYELDRIEEYLERLDEEIRVANRRALAFLEYKLRAIRPIDNLLRQTMDRLIANPDIDVAPVFPPDALMGGARLAQPRKEVPRLAPTPLRQVIISDRTRAISNLVRRAQERRSITPMKLRAYAEKVLQDTVAAGSETLPCGSIEDLRAFQALTSVAMATNSRIPRLEMEGRASAPGMELRYTSDEAAEHPYLSGKPFTLSWRKRQTRNRETK; encoded by the coding sequence ATGGCTGTTCCCAGCGTAACCCCAGCTTCCATGGCGCTCTTCCAGCGCATCCCGGAGCGCCTGTTCGGTCCGCTTGCCTCGCAAAACCGCCACGGCTACTGGGCGCTGCTGTGCCACCTGCACCGCCGGCGCTTCGGTCCCGACGCGCCTCTGCCGCCCAGCTACGGCTTCCTTCAGCGCGAGATCACCCAGGAGATCGAGGACCACCTCAAATACGCCGACGAATGGCAGCTTGAGTCTGGCGATCAGCCCGATACGCCCCTGAACATCCGGGCCATCGGCATCTTCAATCGCTTGGTCGAGGCTGGCTGGTTCCGTTTAGAGAAGTACGGCATTGAGAAGACCGTCAATATGGCGCCGGCCGTGGGCCAACTGCTGACCCAGTTGATCAACTTTGCCGAGACGGGCCCGGTATTTGTTTCCGGCAAGATCCGCGCGATCGACGCTTCTGTGGCCCAGGTGCACAAGGGTGAAGCCAGCGGCGACCTGCTGCGAGAGGCGGCCGAACAGTGCCGCAACCTGTTGGTCTACATCCGCAACACCGGCACCAATGTGCGCGACCTGATGGTGGCCATAGGCGCGCAGCCCACCACGGCCCAGTACGTTCGGTCCTTTTTTACCTCGTACATCCAAGAAGTCTTTATTGGGGACTACCAGGAACTGCGCACTCGGGAGCACCCCTTGTCCAAGCGCCAGCAGATCCTGGACGCTGTCACAGACATCGACACTCGGCCCGAGCAGCGCAGCCGCTTATTGGACTGGTATGTGAACCGCCTCTCCAGCGGGGACGACAAAAAAGGCCAAGCCGCATTCCAGCGCGACCTGCAGCGCCTCTACGAGCTCGACCGGATCGAAGAATACCTGGAGCGCCTGGACGAAGAGATCCGCGTTGCTAACCGGCGCGCGCTGGCCTTCCTGGAATACAAGCTGCGCGCGATCCGGCCCATCGACAACCTGCTCCGGCAGACCATGGACCGCTTGATTGCCAATCCCGACATCGATGTCGCCCCTGTGTTCCCGCCGGATGCCCTAATGGGAGGCGCCCGCCTGGCCCAGCCACGCAAGGAGGTGCCGCGGCTGGCACCCACACCTTTGCGCCAAGTGATCATCTCTGACCGCACGCGCGCGATCAGCAACCTGGTGCGCCGCGCCCAGGAGCGCCGCTCCATCACGCCCATGAAGCTGCGCGCCTATGCCGAGAAAGTGCTCCAGGACACGGTCGCCGCTGGTAGCGAGACTCTGCCTTGCGGATCCATTGAGGACTTGCGCGCCTTCCAGGCCCTGACCAGCGTGGCCATGGCAACCAACTCCCGGATTCCCAGGCTGGAGATGGAAGGCCGGGCGTCTGCGCCGGGCATGGAGCTGCGCTACACCAGCGACGAAGCCGCCGAGCACCCGTATTTGAGCGGCAAGCCATTCACATTGAGCTGGCGCAAACGCCAGACTAGAAACAGGGAGACTAAATGA
- the tnpA gene encoding IS66-like element accessory protein TnpA: MSEIDTELVRRLVTGRKNDGRAVYDPQAKAEVVRACMRPGVSVARMALQCGVNANLLRRWITQSMGLDMSAGRANMSAVAKAGTDAFVPLQLSAPEAAPVTAPAVMVRLHARLPNGVEINLSDAGLGELSPILELLGRLPCSGSTTR; encoded by the coding sequence ATGTCAGAGATCGACACAGAGTTGGTACGGCGCCTGGTCACGGGGCGCAAGAACGATGGCCGGGCCGTGTACGACCCGCAGGCCAAGGCCGAAGTGGTGCGGGCGTGCATGAGGCCTGGAGTCTCGGTGGCACGCATGGCGCTGCAATGCGGCGTCAACGCCAACTTGCTGCGCCGCTGGATAACCCAGAGCATGGGTCTGGACATGAGCGCGGGTCGCGCCAACATGTCCGCAGTGGCCAAGGCCGGCACCGATGCCTTCGTGCCGTTGCAGCTTTCCGCCCCCGAGGCCGCGCCTGTCACTGCGCCTGCGGTCATGGTTCGTCTTCACGCACGATTGCCCAATGGGGTGGAGATCAATCTCAGCGATGCTGGCTTGGGCGAGTTGTCTCCCATCCTTGAACTCCTGGGCCGCCTGCCATGTTCCGGCTCGACGACACGCTGA
- a CDS encoding P-loop NTPase fold protein — translation MSLVRTKEQLVKLLGQADNSVIALSGKWGTGKTHLWNEVKSGSNDDKVKKALYVSLFGLSSIDQVKRKLIETAIPGVESHGGMFDGLKNLFRVGVKVGSEHYKALAAINDLNVLLMAPVVLRNGVIVIDDIERKHEKLGIDEVLGFIDEYSKQHGARFVLVLNDDQLSNKGDQEKLWATFREKVIDREIRLSTTADEAFSIAIGIANSKYADAIKKACIACSLTNIRIVVKVIRVANQILDGHELEEAIQARVIPPIVLFSAIHYRGLEDGPDFKFALNAGNPDWLGFGRDRNNEPTPEEKREDGWRMLMQELGIHGCDEFEKCLVEFLESGLFDAASIEVVIDGYIAEKEAMETREGAHQFLKRVFWDHRVGEAQLVDEATVFPARAGLLDPFVATQLESALSKMPGGAAIGEAIVDGWLEAFRATNSTEVNDDNPFNNPLHPKIRAEFAAIKANVQANATVVDACIHIIEKSGWGTLQEVAMQRATATDFEAAIRDMADLDNLRRFMRRMIEMRLQSGASDPHFGSAPERFMEACRNIANDANSPRLAGLIKRLFESTALASELAKPSAEGGEFSQG, via the coding sequence ATGTCGCTTGTAAGAACAAAGGAACAATTGGTCAAGCTGCTTGGGCAAGCTGACAATAGCGTGATCGCGCTTTCCGGAAAATGGGGCACTGGCAAGACCCATCTCTGGAACGAGGTTAAGAGCGGTTCAAACGATGACAAGGTCAAAAAGGCCCTCTACGTTTCACTGTTCGGCCTGTCGAGCATCGACCAGGTCAAGCGCAAGCTCATCGAGACTGCCATCCCAGGTGTGGAGTCGCATGGGGGCATGTTCGACGGGTTGAAGAACCTATTCAGGGTCGGAGTCAAAGTCGGTTCGGAACATTACAAGGCGCTGGCTGCCATCAATGACCTGAACGTGTTGCTGATGGCCCCGGTGGTTCTGAGGAACGGTGTGATCGTTATTGACGACATCGAGCGCAAGCATGAAAAGCTTGGCATCGACGAAGTGCTGGGCTTCATCGACGAATACTCCAAGCAGCACGGAGCGCGATTTGTCCTTGTGCTCAATGATGACCAGCTATCGAACAAGGGCGACCAAGAAAAGCTATGGGCGACATTCCGCGAGAAGGTGATAGACCGGGAGATCAGACTATCGACTACCGCCGATGAGGCGTTCTCAATTGCCATAGGGATTGCCAATTCGAAATATGCCGATGCCATCAAGAAGGCGTGCATTGCTTGTTCTCTGACCAACATTCGCATCGTCGTCAAGGTCATCCGCGTGGCAAATCAGATCCTTGACGGCCACGAGTTGGAAGAGGCGATCCAGGCGCGCGTGATCCCACCTATCGTTCTGTTCTCCGCCATCCACTATCGAGGGTTGGAAGATGGCCCGGATTTCAAATTCGCATTGAACGCTGGAAATCCCGATTGGCTGGGGTTCGGGCGCGACAGGAACAACGAGCCGACTCCCGAAGAAAAGCGTGAGGATGGGTGGCGGATGCTGATGCAAGAGTTGGGCATCCATGGTTGTGACGAATTTGAAAAGTGCTTGGTTGAGTTCCTGGAATCAGGCCTGTTTGATGCCGCGAGCATCGAAGTCGTCATCGATGGCTATATCGCTGAGAAGGAAGCGATGGAGACAAGGGAGGGGGCCCACCAGTTCCTCAAACGGGTCTTCTGGGATCACCGAGTAGGTGAAGCGCAGTTGGTCGATGAGGCCACCGTTTTTCCCGCGCGAGCCGGCCTGCTGGATCCCTTCGTCGCAACACAGCTTGAGTCCGCGCTCTCGAAGATGCCGGGAGGGGCAGCGATTGGCGAGGCGATCGTTGATGGTTGGCTCGAAGCATTCAGAGCGACCAATTCGACCGAGGTGAACGATGACAACCCGTTCAACAACCCGCTTCACCCGAAGATTCGAGCAGAATTTGCTGCGATCAAGGCCAATGTTCAGGCCAATGCAACCGTTGTCGATGCTTGCATACACATCATCGAGAAGAGTGGCTGGGGCACGCTTCAAGAGGTCGCCATGCAACGGGCCACTGCGACTGATTTCGAGGCCGCAATCCGCGACATGGCGGATCTCGACAATCTGCGCCGTTTCATGCGTCGCATGATTGAAATGCGGTTGCAGAGTGGGGCGTCAGATCCGCACTTTGGCTCTGCGCCCGAGCGTTTCATGGAGGCTTGTCGGAACATCGCCAATGATGCAAATTCGCCTCGCCTGGCTGGCTTGATAAAGCGCCTCTTTGAGAGTACAGCGTTGGCTTCTGAGTTGGCAAAACCGAGCGCCGAAGGCGGAGAGTTTAGTCAAGGTTAG
- a CDS encoding tyrosine-type recombinase/integrase yields the protein MNTATTWAARVEAYLAYRRSFGFQLTIEGGQLESFARFADQRGSERITLELAADWARASRHPRPISWARRIEVLRGFAAFCLRTDPDTIVPPRNLFGPAHRRLVPHIYTDEELRTLLEATDRLGPPGSLRPATCRTLLGLLATAGLRISEALKLTRADVDLQAGVLDIRDAKCHQHRFVPLHASVPPYLQAYAQLRDRLVSGPCCDRFFLRDDGRPVDQRSMLYALHLLCDQLGWQVRGDHAHHRLHDLRHTFIVSSALRLYEQGGDIEHGLPALSIYVGHAKVVDTYWYLTGIPELMAVAAERFHRYAQGAPT from the coding sequence ATGAACACCGCCACGACCTGGGCGGCTCGGGTTGAAGCGTATCTCGCCTATCGGCGCAGCTTCGGCTTCCAGCTCACCATCGAGGGAGGGCAGCTCGAATCGTTTGCCCGCTTTGCTGACCAACGTGGGTCCGAACGGATCACGCTGGAACTCGCAGCAGACTGGGCACGCGCCTCACGCCATCCTCGTCCGATCAGTTGGGCGCGCCGCATCGAGGTGCTCCGCGGCTTTGCCGCATTCTGCCTGCGCACCGATCCGGACACGATCGTGCCCCCGCGCAACCTCTTCGGCCCGGCCCACCGACGCCTCGTACCGCATATCTACACCGACGAGGAACTGCGAACCCTGCTGGAAGCGACCGACCGCCTGGGGCCTCCCGGAAGCTTGCGCCCGGCCACCTGCCGGACCCTCCTGGGACTGCTGGCGACAGCCGGACTGCGCATCTCCGAAGCGCTCAAACTGACACGAGCCGACGTGGATCTCCAGGCGGGAGTGCTCGATATCCGGGACGCCAAGTGTCACCAGCATCGTTTCGTTCCCCTGCACGCGAGCGTCCCACCGTACCTGCAGGCGTATGCGCAGCTACGGGACCGGCTCGTCTCCGGCCCGTGCTGCGATCGCTTCTTCCTGCGCGACGACGGCCGGCCCGTTGATCAGCGAAGCATGCTCTACGCGCTGCACTTGCTCTGCGACCAGCTCGGTTGGCAGGTGCGCGGGGACCATGCCCATCACCGGCTTCATGACCTGCGCCACACCTTCATCGTCAGCAGTGCCCTGCGCCTGTATGAGCAGGGTGGGGACATCGAGCATGGTCTGCCGGCGCTGTCGATCTACGTGGGCCATGCCAAGGTGGTCGATACCTACTGGTACCTCACCGGCATTCCGGAACTGATGGCCGTCGCCGCCGAGCGCTTCCATCGTTACGCTCAGGGAGCGCCAACATGA